A segment of the Candidatus Hydrogenedentota bacterium genome:
CAATGTAGGCGCGTCTTGGACGACCAGTTCCGTGCAGTATACGGGCGGGCTCGATTACCAGGGGTCGAGCGGTAGCTTTATTACCATTACCCAGCTCACATTCAACGACTTGGGACTGACTGTTGCTGGCGGTACAGACTATTATTTCACCGTCTCGGCGACTGATGCGGGTGGCTTGATTACGCCGCTGTTCCTGCACGCTTCGAATGCCGCGAGAAGTGGTTCGACGCAAGAGGATGCTGACGATCTTTACGGCTGGTTCGGCTATAACAGCGGGAGCGTTACGTTTGGCAGCCTTTTCAGTTCTCAGGGTAATGGCTGGGACAAGCCCAGTGATATCAATGTCCAGATCACGGGTAGCGTCGTCCCGATCCCCGGCGCGGCGGGTCTTGGCCTGCTTGGCCTGGGCCTGGTGGGTGTTCGCCGGCGGTTTCGTAAGACGGCGTAAGGAATGTTTCGGGCTGACGGCCCGCGGGTGACTTGCGGGGTTGGGCGGTCGGGAACTGAATGAGCTTATGTGCGCGGGGCCATGGATAGATTTCCGTGGCTCCGCGCTTTTCTTGTGGGGGACGGCGGGGGCAGTTGACAGTTGACAGTTGAGAGTTGACGGTTGACAGTTGACAGTGGACAGTGGACAGAGTGGACGGAGTGGACAGAGTGGAGGGAGTGGACGGAGTGGATGGCGGGGACGGAGTGGACGGAGTGAATGGCGGGGATGGCGGGGATGGCAGGGGTTGGTGGTTTTTGCGGGCTGAGGGGAGGGGATGTGGTATGGTGGTGGCGTGCTTTGAACTGGATGCTTTGGGAGAATGCCGATGTGGTGGAAAGCGCTGTTGCGGGTTGTTGCTGGTGTGTTGATGTTGGGGATTGCGGCCGGGGCGGTTGCGGAGGGCGGGTTGCTGGATGCGCTTACGCGGCCGCAGGCGTATGAGGCGCGGCGGGCGAGCAGCTCGAATGAGGACTTGACGAAGAACGGGGACGCGCGGCCGATTCCGGCGGGGGAGACGCTGGTGTTGATGGACGAGGCGGGGCCGGGGGTGATCACGCATTTCTGGAATACGGTGGGGTCGGAGGATTTGTTTTACGGGCGGTCGCTGGTGCTGCGGATCTACTACGACGGCGCGGAACACCCGAGCGTGCAGGCGCCGCTGGGCGATTTTTTCGGGGTGGGGCATGGGGCCTACGCGAACTACACCTCTGCGGTGGCGACGGTGTCGTCGCACGGGCGGGCGCGGACCTGCTACTGGCGCATACCGTTTCGCGAGCGCGTCAAGGTGACGATAAGCAACGATCATCCCGAGCAGAAGGTGGATTCGTTCTATTACTACCTGAACTGGCGGAAGCTGGACGCGCTGCCGGAGGACACGCTGTATTTCCATGCGCTGTACCGCCAGGAGATGCCGGCGGCGCCGGGCAACTATGTGATGCTGGAAACGGCGGGCCGGGGGCACTACGCGGGTACGGTGCACTCCGCGCAGCAGGTGGAGCTGGGGTGGTACGGCGAGGGAGACGACTTCTTCTACATCGACGGCGCCGAGACGCCGCAGCTGCGGGGCACGGGGACGGAGGATTATTTCAACGACGCCTGGGGTTTCCGCGAGTTTTCGACGCCGTTTCACGGGGTGAGCCTGTACGAGGGCGTGTTTCCCGGCGATCGTGTGACGGCGTACCGCTGGCACCTGCCGGATCCGGTTCCGTTTGAGCAATCGCTGAAGGTGGAGATCGAGCACCGGGGCAGCGTGTTTACGGATCAGGCCCAGCATCTGGGCCAGTTCTTCGAGCGGCCGGACTGGGTGAGCTCGGTGGCGTTCTGGTACCAGTATCCGCCCCGGGCCATCGAGGAGCCGCTGCCGCCCGCCTCGGAGCGCATCGCGCCGTACCGCGTCCTGCCCGTGCGGGATCTGGCGTACCGCGCGGATCCGCCGGCGATCCTGGTTCCCAGCGGCGCGGGCATAAGCTACGTTCCCGGCACGCACGAGGCGCGGCTGGATATAGACTTTACGGTGGAACAGGACGGGCGCTACCAGATCAGCGCGGTGGTGTATAAGGCGATCATGGGCGGGGTCTATCAGCCGCTGCTGGATGGGGCGGCCTTCGGCCCGCCGGTCGACTTCACGATCATCAACGCGGATTACGTCTGGCAGCCGCTCGACCTGCACGACCTGAAGGCGGGAACGCACACGCTGAGCTTCCAGGGGCTGCCCGAGGTGTCGC
Coding sequences within it:
- a CDS encoding DUF2961 domain-containing protein, whose protein sequence is MWWKALLRVVAGVLMLGIAAGAVAEGGLLDALTRPQAYEARRASSSNEDLTKNGDARPIPAGETLVLMDEAGPGVITHFWNTVGSEDLFYGRSLVLRIYYDGAEHPSVQAPLGDFFGVGHGAYANYTSAVATVSSHGRARTCYWRIPFRERVKVTISNDHPEQKVDSFYYYLNWRKLDALPEDTLYFHALYRQEMPAAPGNYVMLETAGRGHYAGTVHSAQQVELGWYGEGDDFFYIDGAETPQLRGTGTEDYFNDAWGFREFSTPFHGVSLYEGVFPGDRVTAYRWHLPDPVPFEQSLKVEIEHRGSVFTDQAQHLGQFFERPDWVSSVAFWYQYPPRAIEEPLPPASERIAPYRVLPVRDLAYRADPPAILVPSGAGISYVPGTHEARLDIDFTVEQDGRYQISAVVYKAIMGGVYQPLLDGAAFGPPVDFTIINADYVWQPLDLHDLKAGTHTLSFQGLPEVSPHSRTITSNMRAIGIDRLVLLRLEDMPGYQQVLKEELAK